A region from the Citrobacter telavivensis genome encodes:
- the minE gene encoding cell division topological specificity factor MinE — translation MALLDFFLSRKKSTANIAKERLQIIVAERRRSDAEPHYLPQLRKDILEVICKYVQIDPEMVTVQLEQKDGDISILELNVTLPETEESK, via the coding sequence ATGGCATTACTGGATTTTTTTCTCTCGCGGAAAAAGAGTACAGCGAACATCGCAAAAGAGCGATTGCAGATTATTGTTGCCGAGCGTCGTCGTAGCGACGCCGAGCCGCATTATTTACCGCAGTTACGTAAAGATATTCTTGAAGTCATTTGTAAGTATGTACAAATTGATCCGGAAATGGTCACCGTTCAGCTAGAACAAAAAGACGGCGATATTTCCATTCTCGAACTTAACGTCACATTACCGGAAACTGAAGAGTCGAAATAA
- a CDS encoding LysR family transcriptional regulator, with protein sequence MRSNLPLNALRAFEASARHLSFTRAALELCVTQAAVSQQVRILEDRLNRVLFKRLPRGLEMTDEAQALFAVLTDAFSQIDTIFRKFEGGEYREVLTVAAVGTFAVGWLLPRIEQFRQAHPFVELRLRTNNNVVNLAAEGLDFAIRFGSGQWPATHNDMLCEAPLTVLCTPETAQRLGQPADLLQENLLRSYRADEWDNWFAAAGVTAERINGAVFDSSRLMIETVIHTGGAALVPAMMFTRELAAGQLVRPFAIEINMGGYWLTHLKSKPVTPAMEIFRDWIVKMT encoded by the coding sequence ATGCGTTCTAATCTTCCTCTCAATGCGCTACGCGCCTTTGAAGCTTCAGCTCGCCATTTGAGTTTTACACGAGCGGCACTGGAACTCTGTGTCACGCAGGCTGCCGTCAGCCAGCAGGTGCGTATCCTGGAAGATCGCCTGAACAGGGTGCTTTTTAAACGTCTGCCCAGAGGGCTGGAGATGACGGATGAGGCGCAGGCGCTGTTTGCCGTCCTGACCGACGCCTTTAGCCAAATCGACACCATTTTCCGTAAGTTCGAGGGCGGGGAGTATCGTGAAGTGCTCACGGTCGCCGCGGTCGGGACATTTGCCGTTGGCTGGTTACTGCCGCGTATTGAGCAATTCCGGCAGGCGCATCCGTTCGTTGAGTTGCGCTTGCGCACAAATAACAACGTCGTGAATCTGGCGGCTGAGGGGCTGGATTTTGCCATCCGCTTTGGCAGCGGACAGTGGCCCGCTACCCATAACGACATGCTGTGCGAGGCTCCGCTGACCGTCCTGTGCACGCCAGAAACCGCGCAACGGCTTGGCCAGCCCGCCGATCTTCTGCAAGAGAATCTTCTGCGGTCATACCGGGCAGATGAGTGGGATAACTGGTTTGCTGCGGCAGGCGTGACGGCGGAACGGATCAATGGCGCCGTTTTTGACTCCTCTCGCCTGATGATTGAAACGGTCATCCATACCGGCGGCGCGGCACTGGTTCCGGCAATGATGTTCACCAGAGAACTGGCCGCCGGACAACTCGTTCGGCCTTTCGCAATTGAAATCAACATGGGCGGTTACTGGCTTACCCACCTGAAGTCGAAACCGGTGACGCCCGCGATGGAAATATTCCGCGACTGGATCGTGAAAATGACATAA
- the minD gene encoding septum site-determining protein MinD, which translates to MARIIVVTSGKGGVGKTTSSAAIATGLAQKGKKTVVIDFDIGLRNLDLIMGCERRVVYDFVNVIQGDASLNQALIKDKRTENLFILPASQTRDKDALTREGVAKVLDDLKAMDFDFIVCDSPAGIETGALMALYFADEAIITTNPEVSSVRDSDRILGILASKSRRAENGEDPIKEHLLLTRYNPGRVNRGDMLSMEDVLEILRIKLVGVIPEDQSVLRASNQGEPVILDINADAGKAYADTVDRLLGEERPFRFIDEEKKGFLKRLFGG; encoded by the coding sequence ATGGCACGCATTATTGTAGTTACTTCGGGTAAAGGGGGCGTTGGCAAAACCACCTCCAGCGCGGCCATCGCTACTGGTTTGGCCCAGAAGGGAAAGAAAACTGTCGTTATTGATTTTGATATCGGCCTGCGTAACCTCGATCTGATCATGGGGTGTGAGCGTCGGGTTGTTTATGATTTCGTCAACGTCATTCAGGGCGATGCTTCGCTCAATCAGGCGCTCATCAAGGACAAGCGCACTGAAAATCTCTTCATTCTTCCGGCCTCTCAGACTCGCGATAAAGACGCGTTAACGCGTGAAGGCGTTGCAAAAGTCCTCGACGATCTGAAAGCGATGGATTTCGATTTTATCGTCTGCGACTCCCCGGCGGGGATCGAAACCGGCGCGCTGATGGCGCTCTATTTCGCCGACGAAGCGATCATCACCACTAACCCGGAAGTCTCCTCGGTGCGCGACTCCGATCGTATTCTGGGTATTCTGGCGTCTAAATCTCGCCGCGCCGAGAACGGTGAAGATCCGATTAAAGAACATCTGCTGTTGACGCGCTACAACCCGGGCCGCGTCAACCGGGGCGATATGCTCAGTATGGAAGATGTGCTGGAGATCCTGCGTATCAAACTCGTCGGGGTTATCCCGGAAGATCAGTCTGTTCTGCGCGCCTCTAACCAGGGTGAACCTGTCATTCTGGACATCAATGCAGACGCAGGTAAAGCGTATGCCGATACGGTAGACCGTCTGTTGGGAGAAGAACGTCCTTTCCGCTTCATTGACGAAGAGAAGAAAGGTTTCCTCAAACGCCTGTTCGGAGGATAA
- the umuC gene encoding translesion error-prone DNA polymerase V subunit UmuC, whose translation MFALCDVNSFYASCETVFRPDLRGRPVVVLSNNDGCVISRSPEAKPWAIMGAPYFRQKETFRRHGVVCFSSNYELYGDMSNRVMTTLDELAPRVEIYSIDEAFCDLTGVRNCRDLTDFGKEIRNTVLQQTHLTLGVGIAQTKTLAKLANHAAKKWPQQTGGVVDLSNLERQRKLMAALPVDEVWGVGRRISKKLTAMGINTVLDLADTHIAVIRKHFNVVLERTVRELRGEPCLVLEEFAPVKQEIVFSRSFGERVMEYEPMRQAICAYAAQAAERLRGEHQYCRFVSTFVKTSPFVPNEPCYSNSASVKLLTPTQDSRDIISAATRCLDAIWKEGLRYQKAGVMLGDFFSQGVAQLNLFDDNAPRPGSEKLMEVLDTLNAKEGRGTLYFVGQGIQQPWQLKRQMLSPRYTTRFSDLLVVR comes from the coding sequence ATGTTTGCACTATGCGATGTGAATTCGTTTTATGCGTCCTGTGAGACGGTGTTCAGGCCCGATCTGCGCGGGCGACCCGTTGTTGTGTTGTCGAATAACGATGGCTGTGTGATTTCTCGTAGCCCCGAAGCGAAACCGTGGGCAATCATGGGAGCACCCTACTTCAGGCAGAAAGAGACGTTCAGGCGTCATGGGGTGGTATGTTTCAGTTCGAATTATGAACTCTACGGCGACATGAGCAATCGGGTCATGACGACGCTTGATGAGTTGGCACCTCGCGTTGAAATTTACAGTATCGACGAGGCTTTTTGCGATCTGACAGGGGTTCGAAACTGTCGTGATCTCACGGATTTCGGCAAAGAGATCCGCAACACGGTCTTACAACAGACACATCTGACGCTCGGCGTGGGAATTGCGCAGACAAAAACCCTGGCCAAACTGGCTAACCACGCGGCGAAAAAGTGGCCGCAGCAGACGGGCGGGGTTGTGGATCTGTCGAATCTCGAACGACAGCGAAAATTGATGGCAGCCCTGCCGGTTGATGAGGTGTGGGGCGTTGGCCGTCGTATCAGCAAAAAGCTGACTGCGATGGGCATAAACACGGTACTCGATCTGGCAGATACGCACATCGCGGTGATACGCAAGCACTTCAATGTGGTACTGGAAAGGACCGTGCGGGAGTTACGCGGTGAACCCTGTCTGGTGCTTGAGGAGTTTGCGCCCGTGAAGCAGGAGATCGTCTTCAGTCGGTCATTCGGCGAGCGCGTTATGGAATACGAACCGATGCGCCAGGCGATTTGCGCTTACGCGGCCCAGGCGGCAGAGAGACTCCGGGGTGAGCATCAGTATTGCCGGTTTGTCTCGACATTCGTGAAGACGTCGCCGTTTGTGCCGAATGAGCCCTGTTACAGCAATAGCGCGTCCGTGAAACTACTGACACCGACGCAGGACAGTCGGGACATCATCAGCGCGGCCACGCGATGCCTGGACGCTATCTGGAAAGAGGGGCTCCGTTATCAGAAGGCCGGGGTCATGCTCGGCGATTTTTTCAGTCAGGGCGTGGCTCAACTCAATCTGTTCGATGATAACGCACCGCGTCCCGGCAGCGAGAAGTTGATGGAAGTCCTTGATACGCTCAACGCCAAAGAGGGGAGAGGAACGCTGTACTTTGTCGGGCAGGGTATTCAGCAACCGTGGCAGCTGAAACGACAGATGCTTTCTCCGCGTTACACTACGCGTTTTTCCGATCTGCTGGTCGTCAGGTGA
- a CDS encoding threo-3-hydroxy-L-aspartate ammonia-lyase: MTEITRPEYADVAAAAERIEGYANKTPVMTFRTVNEEFGADVFFKCENLQRMGAFKFRGAMNALRQFTPQQRAAGVVTFSSGNHAQAIALSAKLLGIPATIIMPHDAPAAKVAATKGYGGNVVMYDRYTEDREQIGRELAEKQGLTLIPPYDHPHVIAGQGTATKELIEEVGPLDVLFVCLGGGGLLSGSALAARQLSPDCIIYGVEPEAGNDGQQSFRSGKIVHIDTPKTIADGAQTQHLGHYTFPLIQKYVNDILTVSDNELVASMKFMAERMKIVAEPTGCLGFAAARARKAELSGKKVGIIISGGNVDIARYGEFLAGKSVS, encoded by the coding sequence ATGACTGAGATTACACGTCCGGAATATGCTGATGTTGCAGCCGCCGCTGAGCGCATTGAAGGATATGCAAACAAGACGCCCGTAATGACCTTCCGGACCGTCAATGAGGAATTTGGCGCCGATGTTTTCTTTAAATGTGAAAACCTCCAGCGAATGGGGGCCTTTAAGTTTCGTGGGGCGATGAATGCATTACGCCAGTTTACGCCACAACAGCGTGCAGCCGGCGTGGTGACATTTTCTTCCGGAAATCATGCCCAGGCGATAGCGTTGTCAGCCAAATTGCTGGGTATTCCGGCGACAATCATCATGCCTCATGATGCACCTGCCGCGAAAGTGGCGGCGACCAAGGGGTATGGCGGCAATGTCGTCATGTACGATCGCTATACGGAAGACCGTGAACAGATTGGTCGTGAACTGGCTGAAAAACAAGGATTGACGCTCATCCCTCCCTACGATCATCCCCATGTGATCGCCGGCCAGGGTACGGCGACCAAAGAGTTGATTGAGGAGGTCGGCCCACTGGATGTTCTTTTTGTCTGTCTGGGGGGCGGCGGGTTACTTTCCGGTTCAGCACTGGCAGCCCGGCAACTCTCTCCAGATTGCATTATTTATGGCGTGGAGCCTGAAGCCGGTAACGACGGACAGCAGTCTTTTCGCAGCGGGAAAATCGTGCACATCGATACGCCAAAAACGATTGCTGATGGTGCACAGACACAACATCTGGGGCACTATACGTTCCCTCTGATTCAAAAATACGTTAATGATATTCTGACCGTTTCAGACAATGAACTCGTTGCCTCGATGAAGTTCATGGCGGAGCGCATGAAAATTGTCGCCGAACCCACCGGCTGTCTTGGCTTTGCGGCGGCAAGGGCGAGAAAAGCAGAACTCAGCGGGAAAAAAGTCGGCATTATCATCAGCGGCGGCAATGTGGATATCGCGCGCTACGGTGAGTTTCTGGCCGGGAAATCCGTCTCGTAA
- a CDS encoding DUF4111 domain-containing protein, producing MTSTMPDTLRDQLEKAKAVIARILEDSLLAIHLYGSAVEGGLKPYSDIDLLVTTRVPLTTAQREALMQELLLVSAGPGSSALWRALEVTVVVHGDVVPWRFPPRREMQFGEWLREDIHAGKYEPAQQDSDLAILITQARSASIALSGERADLLFKPVPENDIRETFRQTLMLWQNSCDLQGDERNIILTLARIWYSVATGGFTAKDRAADWLLPYLPDEHASLLATARLDYLGQVSVDWAEVMPAVSRFVCYAKAKIAEPLLSADK from the coding sequence ATGACATCAACGATGCCGGATACCCTCCGGGACCAGTTGGAAAAGGCGAAGGCCGTCATTGCACGGATCCTGGAAGACAGCCTGCTGGCCATTCACCTGTACGGGTCTGCCGTTGAAGGTGGGCTAAAACCCTACAGCGATATTGATTTGCTGGTTACCACGCGCGTGCCGCTGACGACGGCGCAGCGAGAAGCGCTTATGCAGGAACTGCTGTTGGTATCAGCCGGGCCTGGCTCGTCGGCGCTCTGGCGGGCGCTTGAGGTAACGGTGGTGGTGCATGGCGATGTGGTTCCCTGGCGTTTTCCTCCCCGGCGGGAGATGCAGTTTGGCGAGTGGTTGCGCGAAGATATTCACGCGGGGAAGTATGAACCTGCGCAGCAGGATAGCGATCTGGCGATTTTAATAACCCAGGCGCGTAGTGCCAGTATTGCCTTATCCGGCGAGCGTGCGGACCTGCTTTTTAAGCCTGTGCCAGAAAACGACATACGAGAGACGTTCCGCCAGACGCTGATGCTCTGGCAGAACAGTTGTGATTTGCAAGGCGACGAACGCAATATCATTTTGACCCTGGCACGCATCTGGTACAGTGTGGCGACGGGCGGTTTTACCGCGAAAGACAGGGCGGCGGACTGGTTGCTGCCTTATCTCCCGGACGAACACGCTTCTCTACTTGCGACCGCGCGGCTTGACTATCTGGGGCAGGTAAGCGTTGACTGGGCAGAGGTTATGCCCGCCGTCTCGCGTTTTGTCTGCTATGCAAAAGCGAAAATAGCCGAACCGTTATTGAGCGCGGATAAGTGA
- a CDS encoding RidA family protein, translating into MHPDITLNSASHGLPPAGHYSASVTAGGFVFISGQLPVTRQGEKKAGASFAEQTRQVLENVDACLTGAGVSRQHLVSVRVYVTDINLWPTFNEIYAEWIGDFRPSRVVAGVAELHYGSALEVEAIALAQ; encoded by the coding sequence ATGCACCCGGACATCACATTGAACTCAGCGTCTCATGGGCTTCCGCCCGCTGGCCACTACTCGGCGAGCGTGACAGCGGGGGGATTTGTTTTTATCTCAGGACAACTGCCAGTCACCCGACAAGGTGAGAAAAAGGCGGGGGCGTCTTTTGCGGAACAGACCAGACAAGTTCTGGAAAATGTCGATGCCTGCCTGACGGGGGCCGGTGTATCCCGTCAGCATCTGGTTTCTGTCCGTGTCTATGTGACAGATATCAATCTCTGGCCGACGTTTAATGAAATCTACGCCGAATGGATTGGTGATTTCCGCCCATCTCGTGTCGTTGCAGGGGTTGCAGAGCTGCATTATGGTTCTGCCTTAGAAGTGGAAGCGATCGCGCTGGCGCAATAA
- a CDS encoding FCD domain-containing protein, which yields MEIKREVTENCSGHDHVVKFLREQLLSGALKAGDSLLPERELSAKLGVSRPVLREALRALAMIGAVEIRHGIGTVVTKPDVSLFGEFFTFVLAHQPNVVDDVMQARIAIERQAIRLACRRGTQSDYDRLADCLREISETIHVPESGGRADFRFHETIVSASGSPTLISIYQSISVLMQRSHLDRREQIIQVEGIEAFLIDHHRAIFAAIVERDEDKADELLSRHFEIGADFRRRATIRMVGSQSITPTP from the coding sequence ATGGAAATCAAGCGCGAAGTAACGGAAAACTGCAGCGGGCATGACCACGTTGTTAAATTTTTACGCGAACAGCTGTTAAGCGGGGCATTAAAAGCAGGCGACAGCCTGTTACCCGAGCGCGAGCTGTCTGCAAAGTTAGGTGTAAGCCGTCCGGTATTGCGGGAAGCGCTGAGAGCGCTTGCCATGATAGGCGCGGTAGAGATTCGTCACGGGATCGGCACCGTTGTCACGAAACCGGATGTTTCGCTTTTCGGTGAATTTTTCACCTTCGTACTGGCTCATCAACCGAACGTGGTTGATGACGTTATGCAAGCCCGAATCGCCATTGAACGTCAGGCGATCCGCCTGGCCTGCCGCCGGGGAACACAGAGTGACTACGACAGGTTAGCCGACTGCCTGCGTGAGATAAGCGAAACGATCCATGTCCCGGAATCAGGTGGACGAGCTGATTTTCGCTTCCATGAAACCATTGTTAGCGCGTCAGGCTCGCCAACGCTTATCAGCATTTATCAGTCCATTAGCGTGCTGATGCAGCGTTCTCACCTCGACAGACGTGAACAAATTATTCAGGTGGAAGGTATTGAAGCGTTTCTCATTGACCATCACCGCGCCATTTTTGCCGCCATCGTCGAACGTGACGAAGACAAAGCCGATGAATTATTAAGTCGCCATTTTGAGATTGGTGCGGATTTTCGTCGTCGCGCCACCATTCGCATGGTCGGTTCCCAGTCCATTACTCCTACACCGTAA
- the zinT gene encoding metal-binding protein ZinT translates to MAMHWKKISISLGMLWISSYAFAHGDHAHGVPLTEMEQKAAQGEFADSNVRDRALTDWDGMWQSVYPYLVSGELDPVFKQKAEKDKSKTAEEVKSYYRKGYATKVDTIGIENGVMEFHTGKQVASCQYDYAGYKILTYTSGKKGVRYLFECKDANSKAPKFVQFSDHIIAPRTSNHFHIFMGNTSQQALLEEMDNWPTYYPYQLKAQAVVDEMLHH, encoded by the coding sequence TTGGCAATGCATTGGAAAAAAATATCAATCTCTCTGGGAATGCTGTGGATCAGCAGTTATGCCTTCGCCCACGGCGATCACGCGCATGGCGTGCCGCTGACAGAAATGGAACAGAAGGCGGCGCAAGGCGAATTTGCGGATAGCAATGTCAGGGACAGGGCGCTTACCGACTGGGACGGCATGTGGCAATCCGTTTATCCTTATCTGGTTAGCGGCGAGCTGGATCCGGTTTTTAAACAAAAGGCGGAAAAGGATAAGAGTAAAACGGCGGAAGAGGTGAAATCCTACTACCGTAAAGGCTATGCGACGAAGGTCGATACCATTGGCATCGAAAATGGCGTGATGGAGTTTCATACCGGCAAGCAGGTAGCCTCCTGTCAGTATGACTACGCCGGTTACAAAATCCTGACCTATACGTCAGGTAAAAAAGGGGTGCGCTATCTGTTTGAATGCAAAGATGCAAACAGTAAGGCGCCGAAGTTTGTGCAGTTCAGCGATCATATCATTGCGCCGCGCACGTCGAACCATTTCCACATTTTTATGGGCAATACCTCACAGCAGGCGCTACTGGAAGAGATGGATAACTGGCCGACCTATTACCCTTATCAACTCAAGGCCCAGGCCGTGGTGGATGAAATGCTGCACCACTAA
- the blaSED gene encoding SED family class A beta-lactamase: protein MLKKRFHQTLLIAGMLAFFAGSSPLSAREQAATPQVQQKLAALEKQSGGRLGVALINTADRSQILYRGDERFAMCSTSKTIVVAAVLKQSETQRDILQQKMAINKADLTNWNPVTEKYVDKEMTLAELSAAALQYSDNTAMNKLLEHLGGTGNVTAFARSIGDTTFRLDRTEPELNTAIPSDERDTTSPLAMAKSLHKLTLGDALAGMQRAQLVAWLKGNTTGGQSIRAGLPESWVVGDKTGGGDYGTTNDIAVIWPEDRAPLILVTYFTQPQQDAKGRKDVLAAAAKIVTEGL from the coding sequence ATGCTAAAAAAACGATTCCATCAGACGCTACTTATCGCTGGTATGCTCGCTTTCTTTGCCGGCAGTTCGCCGCTTTCGGCCCGTGAGCAAGCGGCTACCCCACAGGTTCAGCAAAAGCTGGCAGCCTTAGAAAAACAATCGGGTGGTCGACTCGGCGTTGCGCTCATTAATACCGCCGATCGTTCGCAAATTCTTTATCGCGGTGACGAGCGCTTTGCCATGTGCAGTACCAGTAAAACGATTGTCGTCGCCGCCGTATTAAAACAGAGTGAAACGCAACGCGATATCTTGCAGCAGAAAATGGCCATCAATAAAGCCGATCTCACGAACTGGAACCCGGTGACGGAAAAATACGTCGATAAAGAGATGACATTAGCGGAGCTAAGTGCTGCCGCTCTGCAATACAGCGATAATACGGCAATGAATAAATTGCTTGAGCATCTGGGTGGCACCGGCAACGTCACGGCCTTTGCCCGTTCGATTGGCGACACCACGTTTCGTCTGGACAGGACTGAACCCGAACTGAATACCGCCATCCCTAGCGATGAACGCGATACCACCTCGCCGCTGGCGATGGCAAAAAGCCTGCATAAGCTGACGCTGGGTGATGCACTGGCCGGTATGCAGCGGGCACAACTGGTCGCCTGGTTGAAAGGGAATACAACCGGCGGCCAGAGTATTCGTGCCGGACTGCCTGAAAGTTGGGTGGTTGGCGATAAAACCGGGGGCGGCGATTACGGCACCACGAATGATATCGCGGTGATCTGGCCCGAAGATCGTGCGCCGCTGATCCTCGTGACTTACTTTACACAGCCACAGCAGGATGCCAAAGGACGTAAAGATGTTCTGGCCGCCGCCGCAAAAATTGTGACGGAAGGGCTTTGA
- the alaE gene encoding L-alanine exporter AlaE, giving the protein MSQRPPQTTRRTAFFADTTVLLLFFTTTGIINERVIAGMTWEQVLHARLLGAILMVPVARPYGIWRDWLMKRAGESRISQLLWDSMALVSFQVPVYAAIIAFSGASGSGLVQGTLGAALMMLLLGRPYGAFLNGVRKLFGLPPGGDKPMSLNS; this is encoded by the coding sequence ATGTCTCAACGCCCACCACAGACAACACGTCGGACAGCATTTTTTGCCGATACCACTGTACTGCTCCTGTTCTTCACGACAACAGGCATTATTAATGAACGCGTGATAGCGGGCATGACGTGGGAACAGGTGCTGCATGCTCGTCTTCTGGGGGCGATTCTGATGGTTCCGGTTGCCAGACCTTACGGCATATGGCGGGACTGGTTGATGAAGCGAGCCGGAGAGAGTCGGATTTCTCAACTGCTGTGGGACAGTATGGCGCTCGTCAGTTTCCAGGTGCCGGTTTATGCGGCGATCATTGCGTTTAGCGGGGCGTCGGGGAGTGGGTTGGTCCAGGGGACGCTGGGCGCAGCCTTAATGATGCTCTTGCTGGGGCGCCCTTATGGTGCGTTTCTTAATGGGGTACGTAAGCTGTTCGGTTTACCGCCGGGGGGCGATAAACCCATGTCCCTGAATAGCTGA
- the uspF gene encoding universal stress protein UspF, whose product MYRSVLVPIDISEADLTRQLIPQVKIHAKTAKVHFLSVIPSVPFYASLGLAYSGELPDKNGLQTKASQKLDEIVKQFDIPEGRVQKHVVYGPPKDQILKLADSVSADLVIIASHQPGISTYLLGSTAAAVVRHAHCPVLVVR is encoded by the coding sequence ATGTATCGTTCTGTTCTGGTGCCCATTGATATCTCAGAAGCCGATCTCACCCGGCAACTTATTCCTCAGGTTAAAATTCACGCCAAAACGGCAAAAGTCCATTTTCTGTCAGTCATTCCCTCAGTCCCCTTTTATGCATCCCTGGGGCTCGCTTACTCTGGCGAACTCCCGGATAAAAATGGACTGCAGACGAAGGCATCACAGAAACTCGATGAGATTGTGAAACAATTCGATATCCCTGAAGGCCGTGTTCAAAAGCATGTGGTATATGGCCCCCCGAAAGATCAGATCCTGAAACTGGCGGATTCCGTCAGTGCTGACCTGGTGATCATCGCTTCACACCAGCCCGGTATCTCAACGTACCTGTTGGGTTCTACCGCCGCAGCCGTCGTGCGCCATGCACACTGTCCTGTACTGGTGGTACGCTGA
- a CDS encoding MBL fold metallo-hydrolase has protein sequence MKLTILVDNNTYIDRYLTGEPGVSYFIECSGLKLLFDVGYSDVFLKNAQILGIDLTRIDKIVLSHGHNDHTWGLNHLFQYYDRIPSPPEKKVDIIAHPATFVPKFYHSKPIGMNHNAFCFDYFFNVVSSTRPLELSENITFLGQIPRLNHYEAQHPVGHTHNNEGELTTDYVIDDSAMAIKTKDGLVIVTGCSHAGICNIIEYAKSVTGESRIASVIGGFHLLNADESLLSETGKYLSALSADTLYPSHCTDLAAKIHLSRYVDLKEAGVGLTLNFPM, from the coding sequence ATGAAATTAACCATACTGGTAGATAACAATACTTACATTGACAGGTATTTAACGGGAGAACCTGGCGTTTCCTATTTCATTGAATGCTCAGGGTTAAAACTTCTTTTTGATGTTGGCTACTCTGATGTTTTTTTAAAAAATGCACAGATCCTGGGTATTGACCTTACACGCATTGATAAAATTGTATTATCACATGGGCATAACGATCACACCTGGGGGTTAAACCATTTGTTCCAGTATTACGACCGAATTCCATCGCCACCAGAAAAGAAAGTCGATATCATTGCCCACCCTGCCACATTTGTGCCTAAATTTTATCATTCAAAACCCATTGGGATGAACCACAATGCATTTTGCTTTGATTACTTCTTCAATGTCGTCAGTTCCACACGTCCCCTGGAGTTATCAGAAAACATCACTTTTTTAGGACAAATTCCCCGTCTGAATCATTATGAAGCGCAGCATCCGGTAGGCCACACGCATAATAATGAGGGTGAGTTAACGACTGATTACGTGATTGACGATAGCGCAATGGCAATTAAAACAAAGGATGGGTTGGTGATTGTCACCGGATGCTCACATGCCGGGATTTGTAATATTATCGAGTACGCAAAATCCGTCACTGGAGAATCAAGAATCGCCTCCGTTATAGGCGGTTTTCATCTACTTAATGCCGATGAATCGCTACTCTCTGAAACGGGGAAATATCTCAGCGCATTATCTGCTGATACGCTTTATCCCAGTCATTGCACCGATCTTGCCGCAAAAATTCATCTGTCCCGTTATGTGGATCTCAAAGAAGCGGGTGTGGGACTGACGCTGAACTTCCCCATGTAG
- a CDS encoding transcriptional regulator: MPKNDENSLLSQLDTIAKGLSETFSPFCEVVVHDLKDPEHAIMSIHNNLSGREAGQPATELGLARIASPDFPEIIANYGNQFADGRPVKSTSIGIKDEEGKYVAALCLNVDMTLFRGMQSALARFTETESSPIREHLDPGSTEVIRQRIDDFAAKRATTARALKTEDRKVVIQQLRKEGLLNVRKSMDTVAQHLGVSRATAYLYARQSG, from the coding sequence ATGCCAAAAAACGACGAGAATTCGCTTCTCAGCCAACTTGACACTATCGCGAAGGGATTAAGCGAAACGTTTTCTCCCTTTTGCGAAGTGGTTGTTCATGACCTGAAGGATCCTGAGCATGCGATTATGTCGATACATAATAATTTATCCGGGCGTGAGGCCGGACAACCGGCTACGGAACTCGGTCTGGCAAGGATTGCGTCTCCAGATTTCCCTGAAATTATTGCGAATTACGGCAATCAGTTTGCCGATGGCCGTCCGGTAAAAAGTACGTCTATTGGCATTAAGGATGAAGAGGGCAAATACGTCGCGGCATTATGCCTTAATGTCGATATGACGCTTTTCCGGGGGATGCAGAGCGCGCTGGCGCGTTTTACCGAAACAGAGAGTTCACCAATACGTGAACATCTTGACCCCGGGAGTACTGAAGTTATTCGCCAGCGAATCGATGATTTTGCCGCGAAACGCGCCACTACGGCTCGCGCGCTTAAAACGGAAGACAGAAAGGTTGTGATCCAACAGTTACGAAAAGAGGGATTGTTGAATGTACGTAAATCCATGGATACGGTGGCGCAGCATTTAGGGGTATCAAGGGCGACAGCCTACCTCTATGCGCGCCAGTCCGGGTAA